In a single window of the Candidatus Cybelea sp. genome:
- a CDS encoding DHH family phosphoesterase, which produces MIESKPRVASVQEVVEELRGRSSFVMVSHVKPDGDTLGAGLALGLALQKLGKRVCYFQQDSVPRNLRFLPGAQSVSNKVPESLPPDTLYVFCDMSDWQRAGDQLPRVSRENMLDIDHHLGNMLFGKLNFVLESECSTGSVVLRILRALGMKLDGEIATCILAAIMTDTGGFMHSNTTPEVLEDAAELMRAGADKERITREIFANKRVAATKLLGRIIDVMRFEHNGRYCYSYVDDAMLAQTGADGEDTEDTVNVLLGQEGVEVAALFKAIAGEIRVSLRSNGCLNVQAAAGRLGGGGHFRASGLTYTGPLGDAIENVEAALVAEGL; this is translated from the coding sequence ATGATCGAGAGTAAGCCCCGCGTTGCCTCGGTACAAGAAGTCGTCGAGGAGCTGCGTGGCCGCAGTTCGTTCGTGATGGTCAGTCACGTCAAGCCCGACGGCGATACGCTCGGTGCGGGATTGGCGCTCGGCCTCGCGCTCCAAAAGCTTGGCAAGCGCGTTTGCTACTTCCAGCAGGACAGCGTGCCCCGCAACCTGCGCTTTCTGCCTGGAGCGCAGTCGGTCAGCAACAAGGTCCCCGAATCTTTGCCGCCCGACACGCTCTACGTCTTCTGCGATATGAGCGACTGGCAGCGTGCGGGGGATCAGCTGCCGCGGGTCTCGCGCGAGAATATGCTCGATATCGACCATCATCTCGGCAATATGCTCTTCGGAAAACTCAACTTCGTGCTCGAGAGCGAGTGCTCGACCGGCAGCGTCGTTCTGCGAATCCTGCGCGCGCTAGGGATGAAGCTCGATGGCGAGATCGCTACATGCATTCTCGCGGCGATCATGACCGATACCGGCGGGTTCATGCATTCGAACACGACGCCGGAGGTACTCGAGGACGCCGCAGAGCTGATGCGTGCCGGGGCGGACAAGGAGCGGATCACCCGCGAGATCTTTGCCAATAAGCGAGTGGCGGCGACGAAGCTGCTCGGCCGGATCATCGATGTAATGCGCTTCGAACACAACGGAAGATATTGTTATTCGTACGTCGACGATGCGATGCTCGCGCAGACCGGCGCCGACGGAGAGGATACCGAAGACACGGTTAACGTGCTGCTCGGTCAGGAAGGCGTCGAGGTTGCCGCGCTCTTCAAAGCGATCGCCGGCGAAATCCGCGTCTCGCTGCGCTCCAACGGATGCCTTAACGTCCAGGCCGCTGCCGGCCGTTTGGGAGGCGGCGGGCATTTTCGCGCTTCCGGACTAACGTACACCGGCCCGCTCGGCGATGCGATCGAGAACGTCGAAGCGGCGCTGGTCGCGGAAGGTTTGTAG
- a CDS encoding TlpA disulfide reductase family protein — translation MANRVPGLGVLALCILGACARGGAGSTQIAAVGQPAPPWTEPSLPGPTLSLTSLRGKAVYLNLFASWCDPCNEEAPAISALQRDYAAKGLQVVGVDILENAHKAGEFRQKHGLIYPVVVDSGTVRDQYRVNGLPVHVFIGRDGIVKRIVVGEMSPLEMRHSVERLLQ, via the coding sequence ATGGCTAATCGAGTGCCGGGACTTGGCGTCCTCGCGCTGTGCATCCTCGGCGCCTGCGCGCGCGGCGGCGCGGGATCCACGCAGATTGCCGCGGTGGGACAGCCCGCGCCCCCGTGGACCGAACCGAGCCTGCCCGGACCGACGCTTTCGCTGACAAGCCTGCGCGGCAAGGCGGTTTACTTAAATCTTTTCGCGAGCTGGTGCGATCCGTGCAACGAGGAGGCCCCGGCGATCAGCGCTCTGCAGCGCGACTACGCTGCCAAGGGACTCCAAGTCGTCGGCGTCGACATCCTCGAGAACGCGCATAAGGCCGGCGAGTTCCGCCAGAAACACGGTTTGATTTATCCCGTCGTTGTCGACAGCGGAACCGTGCGCGATCAATATCGTGTCAATGGGCTCCCGGTCCACGTATTCATCGGCAGGGACGGCATCGTGAAGCGGATCGTCGTCGGCGAAATGTCCCCGCTCGAGATGCGGCACAGCGTCGAGCGCTTATTACAGTAG
- a CDS encoding ATP-dependent Clp protease ATP-binding subunit, translated as MNPECELCAERPSVTTLGGRRLCSVCAQKRTMSSALPFVGAALAAAGLIAGSALLAEKLQGSGSDSPLEGIGKRLRGGTPTLAAYSRDLTQLARENKLDPVIGRDAEIERVISILARRSKNNPCLVGEPGVGKTAVVEGLAQRIASGNVPDSLRGKRLLALSLGPLVAGTKYRGEFEGRVKRILDEVKRSARDVVLFIDELHTLVGAGAAEGAPLDLSSMIKPELARGDLQCIGATTFDEYRKYVESDAALERRFQPVMIEEPSIEQTIEILRGLRQRYATHHHVTIPDETVEVAAQLAARYIADRFLPDKAIDLVDEAAASVALANKGAVVSPAVTPGDVAAVVTRWTGIPQSSLTESQANRLLELEQILSKRVIGQERAIASVSSAIRRARTGLHDPRKPLGTFLFRGPSGVGKTELAKALAEALFGTESALVRVDLSEFTEAHGVSRLLGAPPGYAGHDEPGQLTEPVRRRPYCVVLFDELEKAHPEVAAILLQILDEGRVTDAKGRTIDFRHTIIILTTNLAEDELSFALRNELLNRIEEIVPFEELGLAQIEAIVTIHVDALAERLGARNVKLDLSDDAKLYLARVSMGAGSGARYVARTVSHYVSTPLSTALLRGELRDGSAARVTLEGDALQVRAA; from the coding sequence ATGAACCCCGAATGCGAACTCTGCGCCGAGCGTCCCTCCGTAACCACGCTGGGCGGCCGGCGGCTCTGCAGCGTCTGCGCGCAAAAACGCACGATGTCCAGCGCCCTTCCCTTTGTCGGCGCCGCGCTGGCCGCGGCCGGGCTCATCGCCGGCAGCGCGCTGCTGGCCGAGAAGCTCCAAGGCTCGGGCAGCGATTCACCGCTCGAAGGGATCGGAAAGCGCTTGCGCGGCGGGACCCCGACGCTGGCGGCCTACTCGCGCGATCTCACGCAGCTTGCGCGTGAGAACAAGCTCGATCCCGTCATCGGACGCGACGCCGAGATCGAGCGCGTCATTTCGATTCTCGCGCGCCGCAGCAAGAACAACCCATGTCTCGTCGGCGAGCCCGGCGTCGGAAAGACGGCGGTCGTCGAAGGTTTGGCGCAACGCATCGCGTCGGGAAACGTACCGGATTCGCTGCGTGGGAAACGGCTGCTCGCGCTCTCGCTCGGGCCGCTGGTTGCCGGCACGAAGTATCGCGGTGAGTTCGAAGGGCGCGTCAAACGAATTCTCGACGAGGTCAAGCGCAGCGCCCGCGACGTCGTCCTCTTCATCGACGAGCTGCACACCTTGGTGGGGGCTGGGGCCGCCGAAGGCGCTCCGCTCGATCTGAGCTCGATGATCAAACCGGAACTCGCGCGCGGCGACCTGCAGTGTATCGGTGCGACGACCTTCGACGAGTACCGAAAATACGTCGAATCGGATGCGGCGCTCGAACGCCGCTTCCAACCGGTGATGATCGAAGAGCCCAGCATCGAGCAGACAATCGAAATTCTGCGCGGATTGCGTCAGCGTTATGCGACGCACCACCACGTCACGATTCCCGACGAAACGGTCGAGGTTGCAGCGCAGCTCGCGGCGCGCTATATCGCCGACCGGTTTTTACCCGACAAAGCAATCGATCTCGTCGACGAGGCCGCCGCGTCCGTCGCTCTTGCGAACAAAGGCGCCGTCGTGTCTCCGGCGGTGACGCCCGGCGACGTCGCCGCCGTCGTGACGCGCTGGACCGGAATTCCGCAGAGTTCGCTCACCGAATCCCAGGCGAACCGGCTGCTCGAACTCGAGCAGATCCTCTCCAAACGCGTGATTGGGCAAGAGCGCGCGATCGCGTCGGTCTCGTCGGCGATACGCCGGGCACGCACCGGGCTGCACGACCCGCGCAAACCGCTGGGCACCTTCCTTTTCCGCGGCCCGAGCGGCGTCGGCAAGACGGAGCTCGCCAAAGCGCTCGCGGAGGCGCTCTTCGGCACGGAGAGCGCGCTGGTTCGCGTCGATCTTTCAGAATTCACCGAAGCCCACGGCGTCTCGCGACTCCTCGGCGCTCCGCCAGGATACGCGGGGCACGACGAACCGGGCCAGCTCACCGAGCCGGTCCGCCGGCGGCCGTACTGTGTCGTGCTCTTTGACGAACTCGAAAAGGCGCACCCCGAGGTCGCAGCGATCCTGCTGCAGATCCTCGACGAGGGCCGAGTGACCGACGCCAAAGGGCGCACGATCGACTTTCGGCACACGATCATCATTCTCACGACCAACCTTGCGGAGGACGAGCTCTCCTTCGCACTGCGAAACGAACTGCTCAATCGAATCGAGGAGATCGTTCCGTTCGAGGAGCTCGGCCTCGCGCAGATCGAAGCGATCGTCACGATTCACGTCGACGCGCTCGCGGAGCGCCTCGGGGCACGCAACGTGAAGCTCGATCTCTCCGACGACGCGAAGCTCTATCTCGCGCGCGTCTCGATGGGCGCCGGAAGCGGGGCTCGGTACGTCGCGCGGACCGTTTCGCACTACGTGTCGACACCGCTCTCGACCGCGCTGCTCCGCGGCGAACTGCGCGACGGCTCGGCGGCGCGCGTCACCCTGGAAGGCGACGCCCTACAAGTTCGCGCCGCCTAA
- the rbfA gene encoding 30S ribosome-binding factor RbfA, translating into MKAQRIAKIDHEIQRILGMLISQELQDPRLAFVTVTRVEVGDDLRRCKVFVSVIGDRHQARQSLDALQHAGRFLRGELGRKIDLRYTPELVFVEDRSAERAIELAKTLRAAVAQSPSKESE; encoded by the coding sequence GTGAAGGCACAACGAATCGCCAAGATCGACCACGAGATCCAACGGATCCTCGGCATGCTGATCTCGCAGGAGCTGCAGGATCCTCGCCTCGCGTTCGTCACCGTAACGCGCGTCGAGGTCGGAGACGACCTGCGCCGCTGCAAGGTCTTCGTCTCGGTGATTGGCGACCGGCACCAAGCGCGTCAGTCGCTCGACGCGCTCCAGCACGCCGGACGCTTTCTGCGCGGCGAACTTGGCCGCAAGATCGATCTGCGCTATACGCCCGAGCTGGTCTTCGTCGAGGATCGCTCGGCCGAGCGCGCGATCGAACTCGCGAAGACGCTGCGCGCCGCCGTGGCGCAATCGCCATCGAAGGAGAGCGAATGA
- the infB gene encoding translation initiation factor IF-2, with the protein MAGKVRIFELAKEVGLTSKELTTLFNERLGGIFEAKNQLSVVPDQIADLVRSVLLKPKPQAPAKASAPPAAAAPAAAPKAAPPKPEAPATPLAPPVTRLRPVATGARSVARPPAAQAAPQPVSEPAPIVAPPPQPPRVAQPRRAAEPIPQLRPVPAGQPSIVKRQTPPPSAASASPGPQTGLPGRPGVAPRPGEVLPGQGGKGAAPPRGAATPRPMPPARRPAGNGPFRAITPGTRPGVNRPGAAPAVESPAPSSGARPGDRSRIHEDKAAAKKDREKELLLEKERQRKKKGDAAASAPARALETIEIPDLLTVQELATSMIVPARDVITELIKIGTMATINQNISSDVATQIAKRFGFNAVVKEAGEEVTVEQEEDKPEMLTARPPVVTVLGHVDHGKTSLLDKIRQANVAGGEAGGITQKIGAYTVERNDRKITFVDTPGHEAFTAMRARGAKVTDVAILVVAADDGVMPQTKEAIAHVKAANVPIVVAINKMDKPDAQPDRVKQQLAEDGLQAVDWGGTVEMVPVSARTGDGIDGLLDTVLLEADIRELKANKTRRATGVVIESALHRGRGAVATVLIQNGTLRVGDIVVAGGTFGKVRALIDDKGKQVKKAGPSIPVEVMGLSDVPAAGDVLSVVSDERVARETAEKRATRRRDVRMAAAGSQRVSLETFMSMPAEGKKVLNLIIKADGQGSLEALRARMESLSTDDVEIRVIHGGVGAISPNDVNLASASNAVLIGFNIRPDETARRLAENEGVDLRFYQVIYEIEDDLKKAMRGMLSPVEREVVLGRAEVRQVFKVSRVGTIVGCYVSSGKITRNAKARVIRDAAVVFDGEVESLRRFKDDVREVAEGYECGIQIAKFQDLKEGDVIEAYALEHVAAELVRA; encoded by the coding sequence TTGGCCGGAAAAGTACGGATTTTCGAGCTCGCCAAAGAGGTCGGGCTCACCTCGAAGGAACTGACGACACTCTTTAACGAGCGCCTGGGCGGGATCTTCGAGGCCAAAAACCAGCTCAGCGTCGTGCCGGACCAGATCGCCGATCTGGTCCGCAGCGTGCTGCTCAAACCCAAGCCGCAGGCGCCGGCTAAGGCGAGCGCTCCACCGGCGGCCGCGGCGCCCGCGGCCGCGCCGAAAGCCGCGCCGCCAAAACCGGAGGCACCCGCGACGCCGTTGGCTCCGCCGGTCACGCGTCTGCGCCCGGTTGCGACGGGCGCCCGCAGCGTCGCCCGCCCGCCGGCCGCGCAGGCGGCTCCTCAGCCCGTTTCCGAACCCGCCCCCATCGTTGCCCCTCCGCCCCAGCCGCCGCGCGTCGCGCAGCCGCGCCGGGCCGCCGAGCCGATCCCGCAGCTTCGCCCGGTGCCCGCCGGGCAGCCATCGATCGTCAAGCGTCAGACTCCGCCTCCGTCCGCGGCTTCGGCCTCGCCTGGGCCTCAAACAGGGCTTCCGGGCCGGCCCGGCGTCGCGCCGCGCCCCGGCGAGGTTCTGCCCGGGCAAGGCGGTAAAGGCGCAGCGCCGCCGCGTGGAGCCGCAACGCCTCGACCGATGCCGCCTGCCCGCCGCCCGGCGGGGAATGGGCCGTTCCGTGCCATAACGCCGGGCACGCGTCCGGGGGTAAACCGCCCCGGTGCGGCGCCCGCCGTCGAGTCTCCCGCGCCCTCGAGCGGTGCGCGCCCGGGCGATCGTTCGCGCATTCACGAGGACAAGGCCGCCGCCAAGAAAGATCGCGAAAAGGAACTGCTGCTCGAGAAAGAGCGGCAGCGCAAAAAGAAGGGCGACGCGGCCGCCTCCGCGCCGGCACGCGCCCTCGAAACCATCGAGATCCCGGACCTGCTCACGGTGCAGGAGCTGGCGACGTCGATGATCGTTCCCGCGCGCGACGTCATCACCGAGCTGATCAAGATCGGAACGATGGCGACGATCAATCAGAACATTTCCAGCGACGTTGCGACGCAGATTGCAAAACGCTTCGGTTTCAATGCGGTCGTCAAAGAGGCCGGCGAGGAAGTTACGGTCGAGCAGGAAGAGGACAAGCCGGAGATGCTGACCGCGCGCCCGCCGGTCGTCACGGTGCTCGGCCACGTCGACCACGGGAAGACGTCGCTGCTCGATAAGATTCGTCAAGCCAACGTCGCGGGGGGCGAAGCCGGCGGAATCACGCAAAAGATCGGTGCGTACACCGTCGAGCGAAACGATCGGAAGATCACGTTCGTCGATACGCCCGGTCATGAGGCGTTCACGGCGATGCGCGCGCGCGGTGCAAAGGTTACCGACGTCGCGATCCTCGTCGTGGCGGCCGACGACGGCGTTATGCCGCAGACGAAGGAAGCGATCGCGCACGTGAAGGCGGCGAACGTTCCGATCGTCGTCGCCATCAACAAGATGGATAAGCCGGACGCGCAACCCGACCGCGTCAAGCAGCAACTGGCCGAAGATGGTCTGCAAGCGGTCGACTGGGGCGGTACCGTCGAAATGGTGCCCGTCTCGGCGCGAACGGGCGACGGGATCGACGGACTGCTCGATACCGTTCTGCTCGAAGCCGACATTCGCGAACTCAAAGCCAACAAGACGCGGCGTGCGACCGGTGTTGTCATCGAGTCCGCGCTCCATCGCGGGCGCGGCGCGGTGGCGACCGTTCTCATACAGAACGGCACCCTTCGCGTCGGCGATATCGTCGTTGCCGGCGGGACTTTCGGAAAAGTGCGCGCGCTCATCGACGACAAAGGCAAACAAGTCAAGAAGGCAGGTCCGTCGATTCCCGTCGAGGTTATGGGGCTTTCCGATGTGCCCGCTGCCGGCGACGTCCTCAGCGTCGTCAGCGACGAGCGAGTGGCGCGCGAGACGGCCGAGAAGCGGGCAACGCGGCGGCGCGACGTCCGCATGGCCGCGGCCGGATCGCAGCGGGTCTCGCTCGAGACCTTCATGTCGATGCCGGCCGAAGGCAAAAAGGTGCTCAATCTGATCATCAAGGCCGACGGTCAAGGCTCGCTCGAAGCGCTGCGGGCGCGGATGGAGTCGCTCTCTACCGATGACGTCGAGATTCGCGTCATCCACGGCGGCGTCGGCGCGATCTCGCCCAACGACGTCAACTTGGCGAGCGCTTCGAATGCGGTGCTCATCGGGTTCAATATCCGGCCGGACGAGACGGCCCGGCGGCTGGCGGAGAACGAAGGCGTCGATCTGCGCTTCTATCAGGTGATCTACGAGATCGAGGACGATCTCAAGAAGGCGATGCGCGGCATGCTTTCGCCGGTGGAGCGCGAGGTCGTGCTCGGCCGCGCCGAAGTGCGGCAGGTCTTCAAGGTCAGCCGCGTCGGTACGATCGTCGGCTGCTACGTCAGCTCGGGCAAGATCACGCGCAATGCGAAGGCGCGCGTCATCCGCGATGCGGCGGTCGTATTCGACGGCGAGGTCGAGAGCCTGCGCCGTTTCAAGGACGACGTTCGCGAAGTTGCCGAGGGCTACGAATGCGGCATTCAGATCGCGAAGTTCCAAGACCTCAAAGAGGGCGACGTCATCGAAGCCTACGCTCTCGAGCACGTTGCCGCGGAGCTCGTGCGCGCGTGA
- the ribF gene encoding riboflavin biosynthesis protein RibF: MKLNHELTRENERPLVLTIGFFDGFHLGHRELAKATMRLRRPGWRAGVLTFAQHPAAHLRPGTEPPLISTPLERLCLFANAGFEECFFVRFDERIATLSPDAFLKLLVERMGVRGIVVGETFRFGHKRTGDTQLMREFCARREVEVVAVKPVEAEGERVSSTRIRGLIERGELETADRLLGGAGYEIRGVVELGAGRGHALGFPTANIRVPEKLLPSDGVYSATARYDGRDYASLVSIGSNPQFAGEYRTVEAWLRDFRYTIYGRELWLRDLRWVREQRLFPDVGELVAQMERDAAAVGYPAYG; the protein is encoded by the coding sequence GTGAAGCTCAACCACGAACTCACGCGCGAGAACGAACGCCCGCTCGTGCTGACGATCGGTTTTTTCGACGGGTTTCATCTCGGCCATCGCGAGCTTGCGAAAGCGACGATGCGGCTGCGACGGCCAGGCTGGCGAGCCGGCGTCCTGACGTTTGCCCAGCATCCCGCGGCGCATCTGCGCCCCGGAACGGAACCGCCGCTGATCTCGACGCCGCTCGAGCGGCTCTGCCTTTTCGCGAACGCCGGGTTTGAGGAGTGCTTCTTCGTGCGCTTCGACGAACGCATTGCCACGCTTTCGCCGGATGCGTTTCTGAAGCTCCTCGTCGAACGGATGGGCGTCCGCGGCATCGTCGTCGGCGAAACGTTTCGTTTCGGGCACAAGCGAACCGGCGATACGCAGTTGATGCGGGAGTTTTGCGCGCGGCGCGAGGTTGAGGTCGTGGCCGTCAAGCCGGTGGAGGCAGAGGGTGAGCGCGTCTCCAGTACCCGCATACGCGGCTTGATCGAGCGCGGAGAGCTCGAGACGGCCGACCGTCTGCTGGGCGGCGCCGGCTATGAAATTCGTGGTGTCGTCGAACTCGGAGCCGGCCGGGGACACGCGCTGGGTTTTCCGACTGCAAACATTCGCGTTCCCGAAAAGTTGCTACCGAGTGATGGAGTCTATTCGGCAACGGCCCGCTACGACGGCCGCGACTATGCCTCACTCGTATCGATCGGAAGCAACCCTCAATTCGCCGGCGAGTACCGCACGGTCGAGGCGTGGCTCCGCGACTTCCGCTACACGATCTACGGCCGGGAACTCTGGCTTCGCGACCTTCGCTGGGTCCGCGAGCAGCGGCTTTTCCCCGATGTCGGCGAACTGGTCGCCCAGATGGAGCGCGACGCGGCTGCCGTCGGATATCCGGCGTATGGCTAA
- a CDS encoding SIMPL domain-containing protein, whose amino-acid sequence MKRTFFCLLIAVAATTGGALAAQSGVTEITASGTGSVSLPPDMATVNAAVETNAARAEDAVSQNNQIYERVVAALERLGIARGDVTLAYYNVNYNPPPQVIPPAPNGERYGYTVSRTFSVKVRSIGKAGAVSDACIGAGATGINGVAFGLADPSVARAQAIAKAEAEARSAAQALARSAAQALARTANVRIVAVKSLELQNGGMVGPPVPMGAMARAAAPTVFDQSNVSVSVSVTAVFTAQP is encoded by the coding sequence ATGAAGCGTACATTCTTTTGCCTGCTCATCGCCGTCGCTGCGACAACCGGCGGCGCTTTGGCCGCACAATCCGGCGTTACGGAAATCACCGCCTCGGGTACCGGCAGCGTCTCGCTTCCGCCCGACATGGCAACCGTCAACGCAGCGGTCGAAACCAACGCAGCGCGCGCGGAAGACGCCGTATCGCAAAACAACCAAATCTACGAACGCGTCGTGGCGGCGCTGGAGAGACTCGGCATCGCGAGGGGCGACGTCACGCTTGCGTACTACAATGTTAATTACAATCCGCCGCCGCAGGTGATACCGCCGGCCCCAAACGGAGAACGCTACGGGTATACCGTCTCGCGCACGTTTTCGGTAAAGGTGCGCAGCATCGGTAAAGCCGGCGCAGTCAGCGATGCCTGCATCGGCGCCGGCGCGACCGGGATCAACGGCGTCGCGTTCGGGCTTGCCGATCCAAGCGTGGCGCGCGCGCAGGCGATCGCCAAGGCCGAAGCGGAGGCGCGCAGCGCAGCACAAGCGCTGGCGCGCAGCGCAGCACAAGCGCTGGCACGCACCGCAAACGTCCGGATCGTCGCGGTGAAAAGCCTCGAGCTGCAGAACGGCGGGATGGTTGGTCCGCCCGTGCCGATGGGCGCGATGGCCAGAGCGGCCGCCCCGACGGTCTTCGATCAGTCCAACGTCAGCGTCAGCGTCTCGGTCACGGCCGTCTTCACCGCGCAGCCATGA
- a CDS encoding GlsB/YeaQ/YmgE family stress response membrane protein: MGFLAWIIFGLLVGLVARWIVPGEGPGGVIGDIIIGIIGAVIGGWLYGWFGHAGVSGFNLPSMVCALIGAVVLLWLIRVVRGRSSA, from the coding sequence TTGGGATTTCTTGCCTGGATTATTTTCGGATTACTCGTGGGGCTCGTCGCTCGCTGGATCGTGCCCGGCGAGGGGCCCGGAGGCGTGATCGGCGACATCATCATCGGCATCATCGGCGCGGTCATCGGCGGCTGGCTCTACGGCTGGTTCGGACACGCCGGCGTTAGCGGGTTCAACTTGCCGAGCATGGTCTGCGCGTTGATCGGCGCGGTCGTTCTCCTGTGGCTGATTCGCGTGGTGCGCGGGCGCTCGTCCGCCTGA
- a CDS encoding ferredoxin family protein has product MAYVITEPCIGTKDKSCVDVCPVDCIHGKDEDEMLYIDPEVCIDCGACVSACPVEAIFADSDLPEKWQQFTAINADYFKKV; this is encoded by the coding sequence ATGGCCTACGTCATCACCGAACCGTGCATCGGTACCAAGGATAAATCGTGCGTCGACGTGTGCCCGGTCGACTGCATTCACGGCAAGGATGAAGACGAGATGCTCTACATCGATCCCGAGGTTTGCATCGACTGCGGGGCCTGCGTCTCCGCCTGTCCGGTAGAAGCGATCTTCGCGGATTCGGACCTGCCGGAAAAGTGGCAGCAGTTTACCGCGATCAACGCCGACTACTTCAAAAAGGTATGA
- the truB gene encoding tRNA pseudouridine(55) synthase TruB has product MIGFVNLFKSAGPTSARAVSRVRRIYAIAGGDRKIAAGHLGTLDPQAAGVLPVAIGKATRLIPLLEDQRKGYAFTLVLGRSTTTQDAHGETVAEGDVPETWPQLLGEAVSGFIGRIAQTPPMYSAAHHQGRRLYELAREGKSVERKPRGVTIYGLTLLGTQSGRPATARMRVACSEGTYVRTLCHDLGTAIGVPAHMGALVREASGPFVLYEAHAMEEIAEAPERALIAPEHIIPFPTIVLDLRGSADFRAGRVVPLPTGATGRHVFVRDHTRVLVGVGEALGTLLAPRKVFV; this is encoded by the coding sequence GTGATCGGTTTCGTCAATCTTTTCAAGAGCGCGGGGCCAACCTCGGCACGTGCAGTCTCTCGCGTACGCCGAATCTACGCGATCGCCGGCGGCGACCGTAAAATTGCCGCCGGACATCTCGGAACGCTCGATCCGCAGGCCGCGGGGGTGCTTCCGGTCGCGATCGGAAAGGCGACACGCTTGATTCCGCTGCTGGAGGACCAGCGCAAGGGATATGCTTTTACGCTCGTGCTCGGACGATCGACGACAACGCAGGATGCCCACGGTGAGACCGTCGCCGAGGGCGACGTCCCCGAAACCTGGCCGCAGCTTCTCGGCGAAGCGGTGTCCGGCTTTATCGGACGCATCGCGCAAACGCCGCCGATGTACTCGGCGGCACATCATCAGGGACGGCGCCTGTACGAGCTCGCGCGCGAGGGAAAGAGCGTCGAACGCAAGCCGCGCGGCGTGACGATCTACGGCTTGACGCTGCTCGGCACGCAGAGCGGCCGGCCGGCGACTGCGCGGATGCGCGTTGCCTGCAGCGAAGGGACGTACGTCCGAACGCTCTGCCACGATCTTGGGACCGCGATCGGCGTTCCCGCGCACATGGGGGCGCTCGTTCGCGAAGCTTCCGGTCCTTTCGTGCTCTACGAAGCGCACGCGATGGAAGAGATCGCCGAGGCGCCGGAGCGCGCGCTTATTGCGCCCGAGCACATCATTCCTTTTCCAACCATCGTCTTGGATCTGCGCGGCTCGGCGGATTTTCGTGCGGGACGCGTCGTGCCGCTACCGACCGGCGCGACGGGACGCCATGTTTTCGTTCGCGACCACACGCGCGTCCTCGTCGGTGTTGGTGAAGCGCTCGGAACGCTGCTCGCGCCGCGAAAGGTTTTCGTGTGA